CCGATGCTGCGCTTGCCGCTCATCAGCTTGACGCTCTCGTCGTAGTCCGACGTGCCGTTGGTGGGATCGGCGTCCTTCTACACCGTGTGTCAGTACTCTGGGTGTCACCCCCATCAACAACGGAAATAGGGAAGAGGGGATCAACTCACGGCGTTCTCGGCACCGCACTTGGAGCCGGCGTTGTActtgccgtcggggccgtcgacgccggcgaacTCGCGCTTGCTGTTGGCCTTGAGCATGTTGGTGGCGGCCTCGGGCAGCCAGCCGTTGATGAAGTCGCCGTGGGTGCAGAAGGAGTTGCCGCAGGCGAGCTCCAAGGGCGGGGTGCCGTCCCAGCCGCCGGGCAGGATGCTGCGGAGGTCGTAGCGGATCGAGAAGCGCAGCTGCGGCATGCGCTTCATGCCCTCGGGGCAGCGGTTGGCGGGCTTGAAGCCGTCCCGCCAGTTCTGGGTGCCCGAGTAGGCCGACTCGAGCGTCTGCTCGTTGACGCAGTCGTGGAAGAGCAGCAGGGTCTGCAGGTGCGTCGAGCACGTCTTGGTCGGccaggcggcggcctccttgccctcctcggtGGCGTCGCCCTCGCAGAACCActcgatgccggcgagctcctcgacgtcggacTGCTTGGTGCCCTGGGCGTTACCGGCGATGGTCTTGTAGTCCTGCGGgatggcgacctcggcgttcTCGATGGAGACGTAGTAAGCGCTGAAGCGGCTGAAGGGCACGGGGTTCATGCCGGTGTCGTTCTTGACGTAGAGGGTAGGGACCCCTTTtcagagagaaagagagagggtgCGTGTCAGAGCGAGTGGAGCTGTTTCCTTTTGGCGGGAGAAGGTTTGCAACTCACAGTAGGATGAGTAGTCGTTGGGGTTCTCGGCGGTCGAGCAGCCGGCCTGGAGCTCCTTGGAGGAGTTGGTGTTGATAGTGACGGCATCGGAGCCGAAGAAGGTGTGCATGTGGCTCTTGTACTGGCCGGGGATGACGACGGGATCGATGTTCTTGCGCATGAAGGGCTTGGCCGAGGCAATGGTGTATGCGTTGGCGATGCCAGCACCGGCAAGCAGGAGGGAGGTGGCGGGATGCATGTCGAACGAAGGACGGACTATGGTGAGGAGAACGGGAGATGATAAAAAACGAAT
This sequence is a window from Colletotrichum higginsianum IMI 349063 chromosome 8, whole genome shotgun sequence. Protein-coding genes within it:
- a CDS encoding putative Short-chain dehydrogenase; the encoded protein is MHPATSLLLAGAGIANAYTIASAKPFMRKNIDPVVIPGQYKSHMHTFFGSDAVTINTNSSKELQAGCSTAENPNDYSSYWVPTLYVKNDTGMNPVPFSRFSAYYVSIENAEVAIPQDYKTIAGNAQGTKQSDVEELAGIEWFCEGDATEEGKEAAAWPTKTCSTHLQTLLLFHDCVNEQTLESAYSGTQNWRDGFKPANRCPEGMKRMPQLRFSIRYDLRSILPGGWDGTPPLELACGNSFCTHGDFINGWLPEAATNMLKANSKREFAGVDGPDGKYNAGSKCGAENAKDADPTNGTSDYDESVKLMSGKRSIGQRSQSRRA